One part of the Lotus japonicus ecotype B-129 chromosome 2, LjGifu_v1.2 genome encodes these proteins:
- the LOC130740765 gene encoding probable vacuolar amino acid transporter YPQ1, translating to MAPPSYCVNEGKACVGWVQKYFSDCLCNLSDEISFGFGFISLICWGVAEIPQIFTNFQAKSSHGVSLTFLLTWVAGDVFNLVGCLLEPATLPTQYYTALLYTITTIVLVLQSFYYDYIYKWRKRRQKINIEEVFEEESKPLRPKPGSNLGVPIQNGTHKAVPRREYYYASARSMIGSATPPCHAYIRAAKSGPSAMNLNFDSSSDDDESPPLPSTQPRPIPRSLGSYGTFLATAVNFPLTGSALCIRLSGRKLLLQEHDMHSALGQWLGWLMAAIYTGGRLPQIWLNIKRGSVEGLNPLMFIFALIANATYVGSILVRTTEWESIKANMPWLLDAIVCVALDLFIILQYINYRYIRKKPTSADDGKYENYKEDRKSVVY from the exons ATGGCACCGCCGTCTTACTGTGTGAATGAGGGTAAAGCATGTGTGGGTTGGGTTCAGAAATACTTTAGTGACTGTCTGTGCAACCTGAGTGATGAAATCTCGTTCGGCTTCGGTTTCATCAGTTTAATATGTTGGGGAGTTGCAGAAATTCCACAGATATTCACTAACTTCCAAGCTAAGTCCAGCCATGGTGTTTCTCTTACATTTCTCCTCACTTGGGTTGCAGG CGACGTTTTCAACCTGGTGGGTTGCCTCCTGGAGCCGGCTACG TTGCCGACCCAGTACTACACAGCTCTG CTTTACACAATCACTACGATCGTGTTAGTATTGCAAAGCTTCTATTATGACTACATTTATAAATGGCGCAAGCGTCGTCAGAAGATTAACATTGAAGAG GTTTTTGAAGAAGAGAGCAAACCTTTGAGACCAAAGCCAGGCTCTAACTTAGGGGTTCCAATACAAAATGGCACACACAAGGCAGTTCCTCGACGGGAGTATTACTATGC GTCAGCGAGATCAATGATTGGTAGTGCCACTCCACCATGTCATGCCTACATTAGAGCTGCTAAAAGTGGCCCTTCAGCCATGAATTTGAACTTTGattcatcttctgatgatgatgaatctcCTCCACTTCCTTCTACACAGCCTAGACCTATCCCTCGTTCTCTG GGAAGCTATGGAACTTTTCTAGCAACAGCAGTTAACTTTCCCTTGACGGGGAGTGCTTTATGCATAAGATTGAGTGGAAGAAAACTACTCCTTCAG GAGCATGACATGCACAGTGCTTTGGGTCAATGGTTGGGATGGCTCATGGCTGCTATCTATACGGGTGGTCGCCTCCCTCAAATATGGTTGAAT ATCAAAAGAGGGAGTGTAGAG GGATTGAATCCTCTCATGTTCATCTTTGCACTAATTGCCAATGCCACTTACGTTGGAAG TATTCTTGTACGAACTACAGAATGGGAAAGCATCAAAGCGAATATGCCATGGTTGCTAGATGCCATAGTTTGCGTGGCATTGGACCTATTT ATAATATTACAGTACATCAACTACAGATATATACGGAAGAAACCAACAAGTGCTGATGATGGCAAATATGAAAACTACAAAGAAGACAGAAAAAGTGTCGTGTATTGA
- the LOC130740766 gene encoding lysM domain receptor-like kinase 4 yields MHWFHSATSTMHCFPFTLIFLSTLFIFFTFPITLAQQPYIGLATNACPRRGNSNSIRGYTCNGGSANHTCQAYLTFRTQPIYNSVYTISTLLSSDARHLAETMSVSQNTTFETNKLVIVPVQCSCAGEYYQANTSYAFQNTDTPFSIANNTFEGLTTCQALMHENHNPGHLYLGRELTVPLRCACPTKNQTEKGIKYLLSYLVNWGDSVSVISEKFGVSCNNTLEANSLSLTKAKIYPFTTLLVPLHDKPSNSQTILQSQPSSTSSSPPPSSSTHQSSNKTWLYVVVGGVFALIVLTAVIFCIHYHKGRKKDDSLSQLTVSESFENQQLGKEMKKGDGKLSEFIHGIAQSFKVYSFEEIQRATNNLNSSSLIKGSVYRGVMNGDLVAIKKTEGDVSKEIQILNKVNHSNVIRLSGVSFNEGQWYLVYEYAANGPLSEWIFFGKFLSWTQRIQIALDVAIGLDYLHSFTSPPHIHKDLKSSNILLDSDFRAKIANLSLARSVKGVDEDDQFLATRNIVGTRGYMAPEYLENGLVSTKLDVYAFGVLMLEILTGKEVAAILAEDNNKNLSGVLSAVLGEERLKEFMDPSLQSNYPFELAMFVFEIIVGCIEKDPASRPSMQEIVPTLSRTMNSSLSWEMSVNISG; encoded by the coding sequence ATGCACTGGTTTCATTCTGCAACTTCAACAATGCATTGCTTTCCCTTCACCCTTATCTTCCTTTCCaccctcttcatcttcttcaccttcCCTATCACTCTAGCTCAGCAACCTTACATTGGTTTAGCCACCAATGCGTGCCCTCGCCGGGGAAACTCAAATTCCATCCGCGGCTACACTTGCAACGGCGGCAGTGCAAATCACACTTGCCAAGCTTACCTCACCTTCAGAACTCAACCCATTTACAACTCTGTCTACACAATTTCCACTCTGTTATCCTCTGACGCACGCCACCTAGCTGAAACAATGTCAGTCTCACAAAACACCACCTTCGAAACAAACAAGCTTGTAATCGTTCCTGTTCAATGTTCTTGTGCTGGTGAGTATTACCAGGCAAACACATCATATGCATTTCAGAACACAGACACCCCCTTTTCGATTGCTAACAACACTTTTGAAGGCCTCACAACATGTCAAGCTTTGATGCATGAGAATCACAACCCTGGTCATCTATACCTTGGTAGAGAACTCACAGTTCCTCTTAGATGTGCTTGTCCCACTAAGAAtcaaacagagaaaggaatcaAGTACCTCTTGAGTTATCTTGTGAATTGGGGAGATTCTGTTTCAGTCATCAGTGAGAAATTTGGTGTCAGCTGTAATAACACTCTTGAAGCTAATTCCCTTTCTCTCACAAAAGCCAAAATTTATCCCTTTACCACACTTTTAGTACCCCTTCATGATAAGCCCTCCAATTCACAAACCATTTTGCAATCTCAACCATCTTCAACCTCAtcttcaccaccaccctcttctTCCACACATCAAAGCTCAAACAAAACGTGGTTGTATGTAGTTGTTGGAGGAGTTTTTGCCTTAATTGTTCTCACTGCTGTCATTTTCTGCATACACTATCACAAGGGTAGGAAGAAAGATGATTCTTTGAGTCAATTGACTGTGTCTGAGAGTTTTGAAAACCAACAATTagggaaggaaatgaagaaaggAGATGGAAAATTGTCAGAGTTCATACATGGCATAGCTCAATCTTTCAAAGTGTACAGCTTTGAGGAAATACAGCGTGCAACAAATAATTTGAATTCAAGCAGTTTGATAAAAGGTTCTGTTTATCGCGGTGTTATGAATGGTGATTTGGTTGCAATTAAGAAAACAGAAGGAGATGTATCAAAAGAGATACAAATTCTGAACAAGGTGAACCATTCTAATGTTATACGTCTCTCTGGGGTTAGCTTCAACGAGGGTCAATGGTACCTTGTTTATGAGTATGCTGCTAATGGACCCTTGAGTGAGtggattttctttgggaagttTCTGAGTTGGACTCAGAGAATACAGATTGCACTGGATGTGGCCATAGGACTTGACTATCTTCATAGTTTCACTTCTCCTCCTCACATCCACAAGGATCTGAAGAGTAGTAATATTCTTCTGGACAGTGATTTCCGAGCAAAGATTGCAAATTTAAGCCTTGCAAGGTCTGTGAAAGGAGTGGATGAGGATGATCAATTTCTCGCGACAAGGAATATTGTTGGGACAAGAGGTTACATGGCTCCAGAGTATTTGGAAAATGGGCTTGTATCCACAAAGCTTGATGTGTATGCATTTGGGGTACTGATGCTGGAAATCCTCACAGGAAAAGAGGTTGCTGCTATTTTAGCAGaagataataataagaatttgTCAGGCGTTTTAAGTGCTGTACTTGGTGAGGAAAGGCTGAAGGAGTTTATGGATCCCTCTCTTCAATCAAATTATCCATTTGAACTTGCTATGTTTGTGTTTGAAATTATAGTTGGTTGCATAGAGAAAGATCCAGCTAGTCGCCCTTCCATGCAGGAGATTGTACCAACTCTTTCAAGAACCATGAACTCTTCATTGAGTTGGGAAATGTCAGTGAACATCTCAGGATAG
- the LOC130740770 gene encoding probable pectate lyase 4, with amino-acid sequence MVSQGTNSIIWRFFLPIVIASLFTPNFIYAKQSKIIGLKMNVIDRCWRPNPEWRRQRYQLATCSVGYAGKMTNNIGDDLIHYKVIDPTDDPINPRPGTLRYGASVIQGKVWIKFQRDMKIRLEKPLLISSFTTIDGRGVNVNIADNACLMIYKATNIIIHGIRIHHCKAQAPGMVMGPNGKVITLGQVDGDAIRLVTASKIWIDHNTLYDCEDGLLDVTRGSTNVTVSNNWFRDQDKVMLLGHDDGYVRDQDMKVTVVYNHFGPNCNQRMPRIRYGYAHVANNFYQGWLQYAIGGSTEPSLKSEANLFIAPIAGNKEVTWRKSTHTNMNKWEFHSVRDVFENGASFTETKGGHVRKPNYSIEQSFEVSDAKSVRSLTMWSGALRCSKTSIC; translated from the exons ATGGTCTCTCAGGGTACCAATTCTATCATTTGGCGCTTTTTCTTGCCTATTGTGATTGCCTCCCTTTTCACTCCAAACTTTATTTATGCCAAGCAATCCAAAATAattggcttgaagatgaatgtGATTGATCGATGTTGGAGACCTAATCCTGAATGGAGGAGGCAACGATATCAACTAGCTACTTGCTCTGTGGGCTATGCTGGCAAGATGACAAATAACATTGGTGATGATCTCATCCATTATAAAGTTATTGACCCTACTGATGACCCTATAAACCCAAGGCCTGGCACGTTGAGGTATGGAGCTTCGGTGATTCAAGGTAAAGTGTGGATCAAATTTCAAAGAGACATGAAAATTAGGCTCGAGAAACCTCTTCTCATTAGTAGTTTCACCACCATAGATGGTCGAGGCGTAAACGTCAACATTGCTGATAATGCGTGCTTGATGATATATAAG GCCACCAACATAATCATACATGGCATTCGAATTCATCATTGCAAAGCTCAAGCTCCAGGGATGGTGATGGGGCCTAATGGAAAAGTTATTACTTTGGGGCAAGTAGATGGGGATGCAATAAGATTGGTTACGGCTTCAAAAATTTGGATTGATCATAACACACTTTATGATTGCGAAGATGGCCTTCTTGATGTCACACGAGGTTCTACTAATGTGACGGTGTCCAACAACTGGTTCAGAGATCAAGACAAGGTTATGCTTCTTGGACATGATGATGGCTATGTGAGAGATCAGGACATGAAGGTCACAGTTGTGTACAATCATTTTGGACCTAATTGCAACCAGCGCATGCCACG GATCCGCTATGGATATGCACATGTAGCCAATAATTTTTACCAAGGATGGTTGCAATATGCAATTGGTGGAAGCACAGAACCCAGTCTCAAAAGCGAAGCTAACCTCTTCATAGCACCGATTGCGGGGAATAAAGAG gtaacATGGAGAAAGAGTACTCATACAAATATGAATAAGTGGGAATTTCATTCAGTGCGAGATGTTTTTGAAAATGGAGCATCCTTCACGGAAACAAAAGGAGGACATGTGCGTAAGCCAAATTATAGCATAGAACAGAGTTTTGAAGTTTCTGATGCCAAATCTGTGAGATCATTGACAATGTGGTCAGGTGCACTACGATGCAGCAAAACCTCTATATGTTGA
- the LOC130740768 gene encoding serine/threonine receptor-like kinase NFP, whose product MAVFFLTSGSLSLFLALTLLFTNIAARSEKISGPDFSCPVDSPPSCETYVTYTAQSPNLLSLTNISDIFDISPLSIARASNIDAGKDKLVPGQVLLVPVTCGCAGNHSSANTSYQIQLGDSYDFVATTLYENLTNWNIVQASNPGVNPYLLPERVKVVFPLFCRCPSKNQLNKGIQYLITYVWKPNDNVSLVSAKFGASPADILTENRYGQDFTAATNLPILIPVTQLPELTQPSSNGRKSSIHLLVILGITLGCTLLTAVLTGTLVYVYCRRKKALNRTASSAETADKLLSGVSGYVSKPNVYEIDEIMEATKDFSDECKVGESVYKANIEGRVVAVKKIKEGGANEELKILQKVNHGNLVKLMGVSSGYDGNCFLVYEYAENGSLAEWLFSKSSGTPNSLTWSQRISIAVDVAVGLQYMHEHTYPRIIHRDITTSNILLDSNFKAKIANFAMARTSTNPMMPKIDVFAFGVLLIELLTGRKAMTTKENGEVVMLWKDMWEIFDIEENREERIRKWMDPNLESFYHIDNALSLASLAVNCTADKSLSRPSMAEIVLSLSFLTQQSSNPTLERSLTSSGLDVEDDAHIVTSITAR is encoded by the coding sequence ATGGCTGTCTTCTTTCTTACCTCTGGCTCTCTGAGTCTTTTTCTTGCACTCACGTTGCTTTTCACTAACATCGCCGCTCGATCAGAAAAGATTAGCGGCCCAGACTTTTCATGCCCTGTTGACTCACCTCCTTCTTGtgaaacatatgtgacatacaCAGCTCAGTCTCCAAATCTTCTGAGCCTGACAAACATATCTGATATATTTGATATCAGTCCTTTGTCCATTGCAAGAGCCAGTAACATAGATGCAGGGAAGGACAAGCTGGTTCCAGGCCAAGTCTTACTGGTACCTGTAACTTGCGGTTGCGCCGGAAACCACTCTTCTGCCAATACCTCCTACCAAATCCAGCTAGGTGATAGCTACGACTTTGTTGCAACCACTTTATATGAGAACCTTACAAATTGGAATATAGTACAAGCTTCAAACCCAGGGGTAAATCCATATTTGTTGCCAGAGCGCGTCAAAGTAGTATTCCCTTTATTCTGCAGGTGCCCTTCAAAGAACCAGTTGAACAAAGGGATTCAGTATCTGATTACTTATGTGTGGAAGCCCAATGACAATGTTTCCCTTGTGAGTGCCAAGTTTGGTGCATCCCCAGCGGACATATTGACTGAAAACCGCTACGGTCAAGACTTCACTGCTGCAACCAACCTTCCAATTTTGATCCCAGTGACACAGTTGCCAGAGCTTACTCAACCTTCTTCAAATGGAAGGAAAAGCAGCATTCATCTTCTGGTTATACTTGGTATTACCCTGGGATGCACGTTGCTAACTGCAGTTTTAACCGGGACCCTCGTATATGTATACTGCCGCAGAAAGAAGGCTCTGAATAGGACTGCTTCATCAGCTGAGACTGCTGATAAACTACTTTCTGGAGTTTCAGGCTATGTAAGCAAGCCAAACGTGTATGAAATCGACGAGATAATGGAAGCTACGAAGGATTTCAGCGATGAGTGCAAGGTTGGGGAATCAGTGTACAAGGCCAACATAGAAGGTCGGGTTGTAGCGGTAAAGAAAATCAAGGAAGGTGGTGCCAATGAGGAACTGAAAATTCTGCAGAAGGTAAATCATGGAAATCTGGTGAAACTAATGGGTGTCTCCTCAGGCTATGATGGAAACTGTTTCTTGGTTTATGAATATGCTGAAAATGGGTCTCTTGCTGAGTGGCTGTTCTCCAAGTCTTCAGGAACCCCAAACTCCCTTACATGGTCTCAAAGGATAAGCATAGCAGTGGATGTTGCTGTGGGTCTGCAATACATGCATGAACATACCTATCCAAGAATAATACACAGGGACATCACAACAAGTAATATCCTTCTCGACTCGAACTTCAAGGCCAAGATAGCGAATTTCGCCATGGCCAGAACTTCGACCAACCCCATGATGCCAAAAATCGATGTCTTCGCTTTCGGGGTGCTTCTGATAGAGTTGCTCACCGGAAGGAAAGCCATGACAACCAAGGAGAACGGCGAGGTGGTTATGCTGTGGAAGGATATGTGGGAGATCTTTGACATAGAAGAGAATAGAGAGGAGAGGATCAGAAAATGGATGGATCCTAATTTAGAGAGCTTTTATCATATAGATAATGCTCTCAGCTTGGCATCCTTAGCAGTGAATTGCACAGCTGATAAGTCTTTGTCTCGACCCTCCATGGCTGAAATTGTTCTTAGCCTCTCCTTTCTCACTCAACAATCATCTAACCCCACATTAGAGAGATCCTTGACTTCTTCTGGGTTAGATGTAGAAGATGATGCTCATATTGTGACTTCCATTACTGCACGTTAA
- the LOC130740767 gene encoding pentatricopeptide repeat-containing protein At5g66631, with the protein MQNYRILRPFFSELQLQLRSYVVPRDPFPSKVSHYLTRAKLIDSIRLTLRSDTANSSLPTLVNHRLVDSFVVTHALRSAPSADSALSLLHALEDSPYFSHTQNTLHALATVLAKSGRRAELKSLLDDIEAKRFGNVKFSLMTLLQWHAAARDVDSALRVWDQYRLDNTHACTESYNVVMALCVEMGNDAEAVRVFQRMIDEGSLPNCRSCTIIMEHLVKSQKLAEAMEVFNMMPLMRIKRTGKQYSILIEGFAGSKRFGEVGILVNEMQVDGIMPSREVSLSLQQMQEEGLLKGVDEFLRELLRDEGNQGIKNVRYSIDSGEEDEGDDEDESENNVDGIHLKPWLDPQALASALKNWSPDEVSALEGANFVWTTRLVCKILRKLKSPETAWNFFCWVTNQPGFTHNINTVQRVMTLLARHGHSELVDKLISKIRAEGMRLPFSTIRLIIDFYGLSKNADAALKVFNNDRILCGPISNVNLMLLYSSLLRTLTKCGRNSDALDMLDEMILNGICPDIQTFSGLMHYFANLGDIKTVRKLFTMVRQIGLEPDAYLYKILIEGYCNSKRAALAWKLFEDMKNSGFLPDSATKMLLVKSLWKEGKRKEAAAVEESCEEIKSPLPLALPGHSWTVSSADLTRVYNIYSNSFASNDG; encoded by the coding sequence ATGCAGAACTATAGAATTCTCAGACCATTCTTCTCCGAGCTGCAACTGCAACTACGTTCCTACGTCGTTCCTCGTGACCCCTTCCCCTCCAAAGTTTCCCACTACCTCACCCGCGCCAAGCTCATCGACTCCATTCGCCTCACTCTCCGTTCCGACACCGCCAACTCTTCACTCCCCACTCTCGTCAACCACCGTCTCGTAGACTCCTTCGTCGTCACCCACGCCCTCCGTTCCGCCCCTTCTGCAGATTCCGCACTCTCCCTCCTCCATGCACTCGAGGATAGCCCCTATTTTTCCCATACCCAAAACACCCTCCATGCCCTCGCCACCGTGCTCGCCAAGTCCGGTCGACGCGCCGAGCTCAAATCACTCTTGGATGATATCGAAGCGAAACGGTTCGGCAATGTTAAGTTCAGCTTGATGACCCTCTTGCAGTGGCATGCTGCTGCTAGGGATGTTGACTCTGCTCTTAGGGTTTGGGATCAGTATAGGCTTGACAATACTCATGCCTGCACTGAATCTTACAATGTTGTTATGGCTCTTTGTGTTGAAATGGGGAATGACGCGGAGGCGGTGCGAGTTTTTCAAAGGATGATTGATGAAGGGTCGCTTCCGAATTGCAGAAGCTGTACTATTATAATGGAGCACCTTGTGAAATCCCAGAAATTGGCTGAAGCCATGGAAGTTTTTAACATGATGCCTTTGATGAGGATCAAACGCACTGGGAAACAGTACTCCATTTTGATTGAAGGTTTCGCTGGGAGCAAACGGTTCGGTGAAGTCGGAATTTTAGTTAATGAGATGCAAGTTGATGGTATAATGCCTAGCCGAGAAGTGAGTCTGTCACTGCAGCAGATGCAGGAGGAAGGACTTCTTAAGGGTGTGGACGAGTTTCTTAGAGAATTGTTACGAGATGAAGGAAATCAGGGaatcaagaatgtgagatattCTATTGATAGTGGTGAGGAGGATGAAGGAGACGACGAAGATGAGAGCGAGAATAATGTTGATGGGATACACTTGAAACCGTGGCTTGACCCGCAGGCTTTGGCTAGTGCCTTGAAGAATTGGAGTCCTGATGAGGTATCAGCACTAGAAGGTGCAAACTTTGTGTGGACGACCAGGTTGGTCTGCAAGATACTTAGAAAATTGAAGTCACCAGAAACTGCATGGAATTTCTTCTGTTGGGTTACTAATCAACCTGGATTTACTCATAACATAAACACGGTGCAAAGAGTCATGACCCTTCTAGCACGCCATGGACATTCTGAATTGGTTGATAAGCTCATCTCCAAGATTAGAGCAGAGGGAATGAGACTGCCATTCAGCACCATCAGGCTAATTATTGATTTTTATGGGCTTTCCAAAAATGCTGATGCTGCTCTGAAGGTTTTCAATAATGATAGAATACTTTGTGGGCCCATATCAAATGTTAATCTGATGCTTCTGTATTCCTCTCTTCTAAGAACATTAACCAAGTGTGGAAGGAATTCCGATGCCCTGGATATGCTTGATGAGATGATTTTAAATGGAATTTGTCCAGATATCCAAACATTTTCAGGTCTAATGCACTATTTTGCAAACCTTGGAGACATTAAAACGGTGCGGAAGCTCTTTACAATGGTCAGGCAGATCGGTTTAGAGCCAGATGCTTATCTGTATAAGATACTAATCGAAGGTTATTGCAACTCAAAAAGAGCTGCACTGGCATGGAAGCTATTTGAAGACATGAAGAATTCAGGTTTCTTGCCTGACTCTGCCACCAAAATGTTGCTAGTGAAGAGTCTCTGGAAAGAAGGGAAACGGAAAGAGGCTGCAGCAGTGGAAGAGAGCTGTGAGGAAATCAAGTCACCCCTTCCACTTGCATTGCCTGGTCATTCATGGACTGTCAGTTCTGCAGATCTCACAAGAGTCTACAATATTTATTCAAATTCTTTTGCGTCAAATGATGGTTAG
- the LOC130740769 gene encoding V-type proton ATPase subunit H-like — MDVAELSTEQVLRRDIPWETYMSTKLISGTSLQLLRRYDHRSESQKAQLLDDDGPAYVGVFVRVLRDIFKEETVEYVLALIDELLAANPKRARLFHDTTLADEDTYEPFLRLLQKGNWFIQEKSCKILGLIASARPKNQNGIIANGEASKSKKTTIDDVLIGLVKWLCEQLKKPSHPTRGVPTAINCLATLLKEPVVRSTFVQLDGIKLLVPLISPASTQQSIQLLYETCLCIWLLSYYEPAIEYLATTRTLPRLIDVVKSSTKEKVVRVVVSTLKNLLPKGTFGAQMVELQLPQVVQSLKAQAWSDEDLLEALNYLEDGLKDNIKKLSSYDKYKQGVLLGHLDWSPMHKDSIFWRENITNFEENDFQILRVLITILDTSSDPRTLAVACFDLSQFVQHHPAGRFIVTDLKAKERVMKLMNHENAEVTKNALLCIQRLFLGSKYASFLQA; from the exons ATGGACGTGGCCGAATTATCCACGGAACAG GTTCTGAGGAGGGACATACCATGGGAGACCTACATGTCCACTAAGCTCATCTCTGGCACAAGCCTTCAGCTCTTAAGGCGTTACGATCACCGATCAGAAAGCCAGAAAGCACAGTTGCTGGATGAt GATGGTCCGGCTTATGTGGGTGTGTTTGTTCGTGTTTTGCGTGATATTTTCAAAGAGGAGACGGTAGAATATGTTTTAGCATTGATAGACGAGTTGCTCGCTG CAAATCCGAAAAGAGCTAGGCTGTTTCATGATACGACCCTTGCAGATGAAGACACTTATGAACCTTTCTTAAG ATTGCTTCAGAAAGGAAATTGGTTCATACAGGAGAAAAGTTGTAAGATCCTTGGCTTAATAGCTAG TGCCAGGCCAAAAAATCAGAATGGCATTATTGCAAACGGAGAAGCATCAAAGTCAAAGAAAACCACTATCGATGATGTTTTGATAGGATTGGTAAAATGGCTTTGTGAACAG CTGAAGAAACCTTCTCATCCTACTCGGGGTGTCCCTACTGCTATCAACTGCCTAGCAACTCTACTTAAGGAACCTGTGGTTAGGTCTACCTTTGTTCAGCTGGATGGGATCAAGTTGCTTGTACCTTTGATTTCTCCTGCATCCACCCAACAGTCTATTCAG CTTCTTTATGAAACATGTCTCTGCATATGGCTCTTATCCTATTATGAGCCAGCGATTGAATACCTGGCTACTACAAGAACCCTTCCGCGACTTATTGATGTTGTTAAGAGCTCTACAAAAGAGAAG GTTGTTAGAGTTGTTGTCTCAACCCTCAAGAACTTGCTCCCAAAAGGGACCTTTGGTGCTCAGATGGTTGAACTTCAGCTGCCACAAGTTGTTCAAAGCTTGAAAGCACAAGCATGGAGTGATGAG GACTTGTTGGAGGCATTGAATTACCTGGAAGATGGGCTTAAGGATAACATTAAGAAACTAAGTTCCTATGATAAGTATAAGCAAGGAGTTCTGCTTGGCCATCTCGATTGGTCTCCTATGCACAAAGATTCGATATTTTGGCGAGAAAATATCACTAACTTTGAAGAGAATGACTTCCAG ATTTTAAGGGTCCTAATAACAATTTTGGACACTTCCAGTGATCCAAGGACTCTGGCTGTTGCTTGCTTTGATCTTTCTCAGTTCGTCCAGCACCATCCTGCTGGGCGTTTCATTGTGACTGACCTTAAAGCCAAGGAACGGGTAATGAAATTAATGAATCATGAGAATGCTGAAGTAACTAAAAATGCGCTTCTCTGCATCCAACGGCTTTTCTTAGGTTCAAAGTATGCCAGCTTCCTACAGGCCTAG